The Pseudomonas sp. R4-35-07 genome contains a region encoding:
- a CDS encoding MIP/aquaporin family protein produces the protein MTTALQQPSLSSQCMAEFLGTALLIFFGTGCVAALKVAGASFGLWEISIIWGVGVSMAIYLSAGISGAHLNPAVSIALCIFADFEKRKLPFYILAQIAGAFCSAALVYTLYSNLFFDYEQTHHMVRGSQASLELASVFSTYPHALLSTAQAFLVEMVITAILMGVIMALTDDNNGLPRGPLAPLLIGLLIAVIGSAMGPLTGFAMNPARDFGPKLMTFFAGWGEMAFTGGRDIPYFLVPIFAPIVGACLGAAAYRGLIARHLPSAAPAIAETTDTAVNGNTRIS, from the coding sequence ATGACAACTGCTCTTCAACAGCCTTCACTTTCGAGCCAATGCATGGCCGAATTCCTCGGCACTGCGCTGCTGATCTTCTTCGGTACCGGGTGCGTCGCTGCGCTCAAGGTCGCGGGTGCGAGCTTTGGCTTGTGGGAAATCAGCATTATCTGGGGGGTCGGCGTGAGCATGGCGATCTACCTGAGTGCCGGTATTTCCGGGGCTCACCTCAATCCGGCGGTGAGTATCGCCCTGTGTATTTTTGCCGACTTTGAAAAACGCAAACTGCCCTTCTACATCCTCGCCCAAATCGCCGGTGCTTTCTGCTCCGCCGCGCTGGTGTACACGCTCTACAGCAATCTTTTTTTCGATTACGAACAAACCCACCACATGGTGCGTGGCTCCCAGGCCAGCCTGGAGTTGGCTTCGGTGTTCTCCACCTATCCCCATGCATTGCTCAGCACGGCCCAGGCGTTCCTGGTGGAAATGGTCATCACCGCGATCCTGATGGGTGTGATCATGGCCCTGACCGACGACAACAATGGCCTGCCCCGTGGCCCGCTGGCGCCGCTGCTGATCGGCCTGTTGATCGCTGTGATTGGTAGCGCGATGGGCCCGCTGACCGGCTTTGCGATGAACCCGGCGCGGGATTTCGGGCCCAAGCTGATGACCTTTTTCGCCGGCTGGGGTGAAATGGCCTTTACTGGCGGTCGCGATATTCCTTACTTCCTGGTACCGATTTTCGCGCCGATTGTGGGCGCATGCCTCGGCGCCGCAGCGTATCGCGGGCTAATTGCCCGTCACCTGCCGAGCGCCGCACCTGCTATAGCTGAAACAACTGACACGGCTGTCAACGGCAACACCCGTATTTCCTGA
- a CDS encoding DeoR/GlpR family transcriptional regulator — protein sequence MNLPPRQQQILELVRERGYVSIEEMAQLFVVTPQTIRRDINQLADANLLRRYHGGAAYDSSVENTAYAMRADQMRDEKQRIGEAIAAQIPDHASLFINIGTTTESIARALLNHHHLKIITNNLNVATMLSAKDDFDVLLTGGNVRRDGGVVGQASVDFINQFKVDFALVGISGIDEDGSLLDFDYQEVRVSQAIIANARQVILAADSSKFGRNAMIRLGPISLVDCLVTDQQPVPALVQLLNQHKVRLEVV from the coding sequence ATGAATCTGCCTCCCCGCCAACAACAAATCCTCGAACTGGTCCGCGAACGCGGCTACGTCAGTATCGAGGAAATGGCGCAGTTGTTCGTTGTCACCCCGCAAACCATCCGCCGCGATATCAACCAGCTGGCGGACGCCAATCTGCTGCGCCGCTACCACGGCGGCGCGGCCTATGACTCCAGTGTCGAGAACACCGCGTACGCCATGCGTGCCGACCAGATGCGCGATGAAAAACAGCGTATCGGCGAAGCCATCGCGGCGCAGATCCCCGATCACGCCTCGTTGTTCATCAATATCGGCACCACCACCGAATCCATCGCCCGTGCGCTGCTCAATCACCATCACCTGAAAATCATCACCAACAACCTCAACGTCGCCACCATGCTAAGTGCCAAGGACGACTTCGATGTGTTGCTGACCGGCGGCAATGTGCGCCGTGACGGCGGCGTGGTAGGCCAGGCCAGTGTGGATTTCATCAATCAGTTCAAGGTCGACTTTGCGCTGGTAGGTATCAGTGGCATCGATGAGGATGGCAGCCTGCTGGATTTCGACTATCAGGAAGTGCGGGTTTCCCAGGCGATCATCGCCAATGCGCGACAAGTGATTCTGGCTGCGGACTCCAGCAAGTTCGGGCGCAACGCCATGATCCGCCTGGGGCCGATCAGTCTGGTGGACTGCCTGGTGACTGATCAGCAGCCGGTGCCGGCGTTGGTACAGTTGTTGAATCAGCATAAGGTTCGTTTGGAAGTCGTCTGA
- the ybaK gene encoding Cys-tRNA(Pro) deacylase: MTPALDLLKKVRAEHRIHSYEHDPKAASYGLEAAEKLALDPAQVFKTLLASSEKGELLVAVVPVVGSLDLKALAHAAGVKKVEMADPAAAQRSTGYLLGGISPLGQKKRLRTFIDVTAQPFATIFVSAGRRGLEVELPASVLAEHTQAIFAPIGRA, encoded by the coding sequence ATGACCCCCGCATTGGATTTGTTGAAAAAAGTTCGCGCCGAACATCGCATCCATAGTTATGAGCACGATCCCAAGGCGGCTTCGTATGGCCTGGAGGCCGCGGAGAAATTGGCTCTCGACCCGGCGCAGGTGTTCAAAACCTTGCTTGCCAGCAGTGAGAAGGGCGAATTGCTGGTGGCGGTGGTGCCGGTCGTCGGAAGTCTGGATCTGAAAGCCCTGGCTCACGCGGCGGGCGTCAAGAAAGTCGAAATGGCCGACCCGGCGGCGGCGCAGCGCTCCACCGGCTATCTTTTGGGCGGCATCAGCCCTTTGGGGCAAAAGAAGCGCTTGCGCACGTTCATCGATGTGACGGCGCAGCCGTTTGCGACGATTTTCGTCAGTGCCGGTCGGAGAGGGTTGGAAGTAGAGTTGCCAGCCAGTGTGTTGGCTGAGCATACCCAAGCCATCTTCGCGCCGATTGGCCGGGCCTGA
- a CDS encoding ABC transporter ATP-binding protein, translating into MSQPLLLNLRNLACGYQDQRVVQNLNLHLNAGDIGCLLGSSGCGKTTTLRAIAGFEPVHEGEISLAGEVISSAGFTLAPEKRRIGMVFQDYALFPHLSVADNIAFGIRKHPQKERVVAELLELVNLKDLDKRFPHELSGGQQQRVALARALAPEPQLLLLDEPFSNLDGELRRKLSHEVRDILKARGTSAILVTHDQEEAFAVSDHVGVFKEGRLEQWDTPYNLYHEPQTPYVASFIGQGYFIQGQLSSPESVSTELGELRGNRAYTWPTGGAVKVLLRPDDIVYAPDSALKARIVGKTFLGASTLYRLQLATGAQLESIFPSHVDQQMGTDVGIRVAAEHLVLFQA; encoded by the coding sequence ATGAGCCAGCCATTACTGCTGAACCTGCGCAATCTGGCATGCGGCTATCAAGATCAACGGGTGGTGCAGAACCTCAATCTGCACCTCAACGCTGGAGACATCGGCTGCCTGCTGGGCTCCTCGGGCTGCGGCAAGACCACCACCCTGCGCGCAATTGCGGGGTTCGAGCCGGTGCACGAAGGCGAAATCAGCCTGGCGGGCGAAGTGATCTCCAGTGCCGGTTTCACGCTGGCACCCGAGAAACGTCGCATCGGCATGGTGTTTCAGGACTACGCGCTGTTTCCTCATCTGAGCGTGGCCGACAACATCGCCTTCGGCATCCGCAAGCACCCGCAAAAAGAACGTGTAGTGGCCGAATTGCTGGAACTGGTCAACCTCAAAGACCTGGACAAGCGCTTCCCCCACGAGCTTTCCGGTGGTCAGCAGCAACGTGTCGCCCTGGCCCGCGCCCTGGCGCCGGAGCCGCAGCTGCTGCTGCTGGACGAACCCTTTTCCAACCTGGATGGCGAATTACGGCGCAAGCTCAGCCATGAAGTGCGCGACATTCTCAAGGCGCGCGGCACCAGCGCGATCCTGGTCACCCATGATCAGGAAGAAGCCTTCGCCGTCAGCGATCATGTGGGCGTGTTCAAGGAGGGTCGTCTTGAGCAGTGGGACACGCCCTACAACCTCTACCACGAACCGCAGACGCCGTATGTGGCCAGCTTTATCGGCCAGGGCTATTTCATCCAGGGTCAATTGAGCTCGCCCGAGTCCGTCAGCACTGAGCTGGGCGAGCTGCGTGGCAACCGTGCTTATACCTGGCCCACCGGTGGCGCGGTGAAGGTGCTGCTGCGCCCGGATGACATCGTCTATGCGCCGGACAGTGCACTAAAAGCGCGGATTGTTGGCAAGACCTTCCTTGGTGCGTCAACGCTGTACCGTCTGCAACTTGCGACGGGCGCGCAGCTGGAGTCGATTTTCCCCAGCCACGTCGATCAGCAGATGGGCACGGATGTGGGCATTCGAGTGGCCGCCGAGCATCTGGTGCTGTTCCAGGCATAA
- the glpK gene encoding glycerol kinase GlpK — translation MTDLQNKNYIIALDQGTTSSRAIIFDRDANVVCTAQREFVQHYPQAGWVEHDPMEIFATQSAVMVEALAQAGLHHDQVAAIGITNQRETTVVWDKVTGRPIYNAIVWQCRRSTEICQQLKRDGHEQYISDTTGLVTDPYFSGTKLKWILDNVEGSRERARNGELLFGTIDSWLIWKFTGGKTHVTDYTNASRTMLFNIHTLEWDAKMLEILDVPREMLPEVKSSSEIYGRTKSGIAIGGIAGDQQAALFGQMCVEPGQAKNTYGTGCFLLMNTGDKAVKSKHGMLTTIACGPRGEVAYALEGAVFNGGSTVQWLRDELKIINDAHDTEYFAGKVKDSNGVYLVPAFTGLGAPYWDPYARGALFGLTRGVRVDHIIRAALESIAYQTRDVLDAMQQDSGERLKALRVDGGAVANNFLMQFQADILGTQVERPQMRETTALGAAYLAGLACGFWGSLDELRGKAVIEREFEPQLDEAAKEKLYAGWQKAVSRTRDWEPHEGAE, via the coding sequence ATGACCGACCTTCAGAATAAGAACTACATCATTGCCCTCGATCAGGGCACCACCAGTTCCCGCGCGATCATCTTCGATCGTGACGCCAACGTGGTGTGCACCGCCCAGCGCGAGTTCGTCCAGCATTACCCGCAGGCGGGCTGGGTCGAGCATGACCCGATGGAAATCTTCGCCACCCAGAGCGCGGTGATGGTGGAGGCGCTGGCCCAGGCTGGCCTGCACCACGACCAGGTCGCCGCCATCGGCATCACCAACCAGCGCGAAACCACCGTGGTGTGGGACAAGGTCACTGGCCGCCCGATCTACAACGCCATTGTCTGGCAGTGCCGCCGCAGTACCGAGATCTGCCAGCAGCTCAAGCGCGACGGCCACGAGCAATACATCAGCGACACCACTGGCCTGGTCACCGACCCCTACTTTTCCGGTACCAAACTCAAGTGGATCCTCGACAACGTCGAAGGCAGCCGCGAGCGTGCGCGCAACGGCGAGTTGCTGTTCGGCACCATCGACAGCTGGTTGATCTGGAAATTTACCGGCGGCAAGACCCACGTCACCGACTACACCAATGCTTCGCGCACCATGCTCTTCAACATCCACACCCTGGAATGGGATGCGAAGATGCTGGAGATTCTGGACGTTCCACGGGAAATGCTGCCGGAAGTTAAATCTTCGTCCGAGATCTACGGCCGCACCAAAAGCGGCATCGCCATCGGCGGCATTGCCGGCGACCAGCAAGCCGCGCTGTTCGGCCAGATGTGCGTCGAACCCGGCCAGGCCAAAAATACCTACGGCACCGGCTGCTTCCTGCTGATGAACACCGGCGACAAAGCGGTGAAATCCAAGCATGGCATGCTCACCACCATCGCCTGCGGCCCGCGTGGCGAAGTGGCCTACGCACTGGAAGGCGCAGTTTTCAACGGCGGATCCACCGTGCAGTGGTTGCGTGACGAGTTGAAAATCATCAACGACGCCCACGACACCGAATACTTTGCCGGCAAGGTCAAGGACAGCAACGGCGTTTACCTGGTCCCGGCCTTCACCGGCCTGGGCGCGCCGTACTGGGACCCGTATGCCCGTGGCGCATTGTTCGGCCTGACCCGTGGCGTACGTGTGGATCACATTATTCGCGCAGCCCTGGAGTCGATCGCCTACCAGACCCGTGACGTGCTCGACGCCATGCAACAGGACTCGGGCGAACGCCTTAAAGCCCTGCGTGTGGACGGCGGCGCCGTGGCCAACAATTTCCTGATGCAATTCCAGGCCGATATCCTCGGTACCCAGGTCGAGCGTCCGCAAATGCGTGAGACCACGGCATTGGGCGCGGCGTACCTGGCAGGCCTGGCCTGTGGCTTCTGGGGCAGCCTGGATGAGCTGCGCGGCAAAGCGGTGATCGAGCGCGAATTCGAACCACAGCTCGATGAAGCGGCTAAAGAGAAACTCTACGCCGGCTGGCAAAAAGCAGTCAGCCGCACCCGCGACTGGGAGCCGCACGAAGGCGCCGAATAA
- the argF gene encoding ornithine carbamoyltransferase, with the protein MSARHFLSLMDCTPEELVSVIRRGIELKDLRNRGVLFEPLKNRVLGMIFEKSSTRTRLSFEAGMIQLGGQAIFLSPRDTQLGRGEPISDCAIVMSRMLDAVMIRTFAHSTLTEFAANSRVPVINGLSDDLHPCQLLADMQTFLEHRGSIQGKTVAWIGDGNNMCNSYIEAAIQFDFHLRIACPEGYEPSAEFLAKADGRVQLLRDPKDAVVGTHLVSTDVWTSMGQEDETAKRLALFAPFQVTRALLDLAAPDVLFMHCLPAHRGEEISLDLLDDPRSVAWDQAENRLHAQKALLEFLVPPSYHHA; encoded by the coding sequence ATGAGCGCAAGGCACTTTCTCTCCCTGATGGATTGCACGCCCGAAGAGCTGGTCAGCGTGATCCGTCGAGGCATTGAGCTTAAAGACCTGCGTAACCGCGGTGTACTGTTCGAGCCTCTGAAAAACCGCGTGCTCGGGATGATTTTCGAGAAGTCCTCGACCCGCACCCGCTTGTCCTTCGAAGCCGGCATGATCCAATTGGGTGGTCAGGCGATCTTCCTGTCGCCGCGCGATACCCAATTGGGCCGTGGCGAGCCGATCAGCGACTGCGCCATCGTGATGTCGCGCATGCTCGACGCCGTGATGATCCGTACCTTCGCCCACAGCACCTTGACCGAATTTGCCGCCAACTCGCGTGTGCCGGTGATCAACGGCCTGTCCGATGACCTGCATCCGTGCCAGTTGCTGGCCGACATGCAAACCTTCCTCGAGCACCGCGGCTCGATCCAGGGCAAGACCGTGGCCTGGATCGGCGACGGCAATAATATGTGCAACAGCTATATAGAAGCCGCGATCCAGTTCGACTTCCACCTGCGTATCGCCTGCCCCGAGGGTTACGAACCCAGCGCCGAGTTCCTGGCCAAAGCCGATGGCCGCGTGCAACTGCTGCGCGATCCGAAAGACGCGGTGGTCGGCACCCATCTGGTCAGCACCGACGTCTGGACCTCCATGGGCCAGGAAGACGAAACCGCCAAGCGCCTGGCCCTGTTCGCGCCGTTCCAGGTGACCCGCGCCCTGCTCGACCTGGCCGCGCCGGACGTGCTGTTCATGCACTGCCTGCCTGCCCACCGTGGCGAAGAAATCAGCCTCGACCTGCTCGACGACCCACGCTCGGTCGCCTGGGACCAGGCCGAAAACCGTCTGCATGCGCAAAAGGCCCTGCTCGAATTTCTCGTCCCGCCGTCGTACCACCACGCATGA
- a CDS encoding amino acid ABC transporter permease, with amino-acid sequence MNYNWDWGVFFKSTGVGSETYLDWYIAGLGWTIAIAVVAWIIALLLGSILGVMRTVPNRLVSGIATCYVELFRNVPLLVQLFIWYFLIPDLLPQNLQDWYKQDLNPTTSAYLSVVVCLGLFTAARVCEQVRTGIQALPRGQEAAARAMGFKLPQIYWNVLLPQAYRIIIPPLTSEFLNVFKNSSVASLIGLMELLAQTKQTAEFSANLFEAFTLATLIYFTLNMSLMLLMRVVEKKVAVPGLISVGGK; translated from the coding sequence ATGAATTACAACTGGGACTGGGGCGTGTTCTTCAAGTCCACCGGCGTTGGCAGCGAGACTTATCTCGACTGGTACATCGCCGGCCTGGGCTGGACCATCGCCATCGCTGTCGTGGCATGGATCATTGCCTTGCTGCTGGGCTCCATTCTGGGGGTCATGCGCACCGTGCCAAACCGCCTCGTATCGGGCATCGCGACCTGCTACGTGGAACTGTTTCGTAACGTGCCGCTGCTGGTTCAGCTGTTCATCTGGTATTTCCTGATACCCGATCTGCTGCCGCAGAACCTGCAGGACTGGTACAAACAAGACCTGAACCCGACCACCTCGGCCTACCTGAGCGTCGTCGTGTGCCTGGGCCTGTTCACCGCCGCCCGTGTGTGTGAACAAGTGCGCACCGGCATCCAGGCGCTGCCCCGTGGCCAGGAAGCCGCCGCGCGCGCCATGGGCTTCAAGCTGCCGCAGATCTACTGGAACGTGCTGCTGCCCCAGGCCTATCGCATCATCATTCCGCCGCTTACCTCCGAATTCCTCAACGTGTTCAAGAACTCCTCCGTGGCGTCCTTGATCGGCCTGATGGAACTGCTGGCGCAAACCAAGCAGACCGCCGAGTTTTCGGCCAACCTGTTTGAAGCCTTCACCCTGGCCACGCTGATCTACTTCACCCTGAACATGAGCCTGATGCTGCTGATGCGCGTGGTCGAGAAGAAAGTCGCGGTGCCCGGCCTGATCTCCGTGGGGGGTAAATAA
- a CDS encoding glutamate/aspartate ABC transporter substrate-binding protein encodes MRIVPHILGAAIAAALISTPVFAAELTGTLKKINDSGTITLAHRDSSIPFSYIADGSGKPVGYSHDIQLAVVEALKKDLNKPDLQVKYNLVTSQTRIPLIQNGTADLECGSTTNNAERAQQVDFTTNIFEIGTRLLVKKDKDGKPSYLDFADLKGKNVVTTAGTTSERIIKAMNADKQMGMNVISAKDHGESFQMLESGRAVAFMMDDALLAGEEAKAKKPDDWVITGTPQSFEAYACMVRKGDPDFKKAVDDAIASLYKSGEINKIYAKWFESPIPPKGLNLNFPMSDKVKELIKNPSDKPAPEVKI; translated from the coding sequence ATGCGCATCGTTCCCCATATCCTGGGCGCAGCTATCGCTGCTGCTCTGATCAGCACTCCAGTTTTCGCCGCCGAACTCACCGGCACGCTGAAGAAAATCAACGACTCCGGCACTATCACTCTCGCTCACCGCGACAGCTCTATTCCGTTTTCCTACATTGCGGATGGCTCGGGCAAACCCGTGGGCTATTCCCATGACATTCAACTGGCCGTCGTTGAAGCCCTGAAAAAAGACCTGAACAAGCCCGATCTGCAGGTCAAATACAACCTGGTGACGTCGCAGACCCGTATTCCGCTGATCCAGAACGGCACCGCAGACCTGGAATGCGGCTCCACCACCAACAACGCCGAACGCGCCCAGCAAGTTGACTTCACCACCAACATCTTCGAAATCGGCACCCGTCTGCTGGTCAAGAAAGACAAGGATGGCAAGCCGTCCTACCTTGACTTTGCCGACCTGAAAGGCAAGAACGTCGTGACCACCGCCGGCACCACGTCCGAGCGCATCATCAAGGCGATGAACGCCGACAAGCAGATGGGCATGAACGTCATCTCCGCCAAAGACCACGGCGAATCCTTCCAGATGCTCGAAAGCGGCCGCGCGGTTGCCTTCATGATGGACGACGCCCTGCTGGCCGGCGAAGAAGCCAAGGCCAAGAAGCCGGATGACTGGGTGATCACCGGTACTCCGCAGTCCTTCGAAGCCTACGCGTGCATGGTTCGCAAAGGCGACCCAGACTTCAAGAAAGCCGTGGATGACGCCATCGCCAGCCTGTACAAGTCCGGCGAAATCAACAAGATCTACGCCAAGTGGTTTGAAAGCCCGATTCCACCAAAAGGCCTGAACCTCAACTTCCCGATGAGCGACAAGGTCAAGGAACTGATCAAGAACCCGAGCGACAAACCGGCTCCGGAAGTAAAGATCTAA
- the glpD gene encoding glycerol-3-phosphate dehydrogenase, which yields MNPSTLPAPPLAEVYDVAVIGGGINGVGIAADAAGRGLSVFLCEKDDLASHTSSASSKLIHGGLRYLEHYEFRLVREALAEREVLLAKAPHIVKQMRFVLPHRPHLRPAWMIRAGLFLYDHLGKREKLAGSKSLKFGADSPLKSEITKGFEYSDCWVDDARLVVLNAMAAREKGAHIHTQTRCVSAHRSNGLWEMNMERADGSLFSIRARALVNAAGPWVAKFIKDDLKLDSPYGIRLIQGSHLIVPKLYEGAHAHILQNEDQRIVFTIPYLNHLTIIGTTDREYTGDPAKVAITEGETDYMLKVVNAHFKKQLSRDDIVHTYSGVRPLCNDESDNPSAITRDYTLSLSGGSGEAPILSVFGGKLTTYRKLAESAMAQLAPYFTQMRPSWTAKASLPGGEDMTTPEALAEAIRNKFDWVPSEIARRWSTTYGSRTWRLLEGVQTLADLGEHLGGGLYTREVDYLCAEEWVTQPQDVLWRRTKLGLFTTAAEQDNLQRYLSKVEQTRSKIEAA from the coding sequence ATGAACCCTTCTACCTTGCCTGCTCCACCGCTTGCCGAAGTCTATGACGTTGCCGTTATCGGCGGCGGGATCAATGGCGTCGGCATTGCAGCAGACGCAGCCGGGCGCGGTTTGTCGGTATTCCTTTGCGAAAAGGACGACCTGGCCAGCCACACGTCGTCTGCCAGCAGCAAGCTGATCCACGGTGGCTTGCGCTACCTGGAACACTACGAGTTCCGCCTGGTACGCGAAGCCCTGGCCGAGCGTGAAGTGCTGCTGGCGAAGGCCCCGCACATCGTCAAGCAGATGCGCTTTGTGTTGCCGCACCGTCCGCACCTGCGCCCGGCCTGGATGATCCGTGCCGGCCTGTTCCTGTATGACCACCTGGGCAAACGCGAGAAGCTGGCCGGTTCGAAAAGCCTCAAGTTCGGTGCCGACAGCCCGCTGAAAAGCGAAATCACCAAAGGCTTCGAATATTCCGACTGCTGGGTCGACGACGCCCGCCTTGTGGTGCTCAACGCCATGGCCGCGCGCGAGAAAGGCGCGCATATCCACACCCAGACCCGTTGCGTCAGTGCCCACCGCAGCAACGGCTTGTGGGAAATGAACATGGAACGCGCCGATGGCAGCCTGTTCTCGATCCGCGCCCGGGCGCTGGTGAACGCCGCCGGCCCATGGGTCGCCAAGTTTATCAAGGACGACCTGAAGCTGGATTCGCCGTACGGCATTCGCCTGATCCAAGGCAGCCACCTGATCGTGCCGAAACTCTACGAAGGTGCCCATGCGCACATTCTGCAGAACGAAGACCAGCGCATCGTGTTCACGATTCCGTACCTCAATCATCTGACCATCATCGGCACCACCGACCGCGAATACACCGGCGATCCGGCGAAAGTTGCGATCACCGAAGGTGAAACCGACTACATGCTCAAGGTGGTCAACGCACACTTCAAGAAACAGCTGAGCCGTGACGATATCGTCCACACCTATTCGGGCGTGCGCCCGCTGTGCAACGACGAATCGGACAACCCATCGGCCATTACCCGCGACTACACCCTGTCGCTGTCCGGCGGCAGCGGCGAGGCGCCGATCCTGTCGGTGTTCGGCGGCAAGCTGACGACCTACCGCAAGCTCGCCGAATCGGCCATGGCGCAACTGGCGCCGTACTTCACCCAGATGCGCCCAAGCTGGACCGCCAAGGCCAGCCTGCCGGGCGGCGAAGACATGACCACACCAGAAGCCCTGGCCGAGGCCATACGCAACAAGTTCGACTGGGTGCCGAGCGAGATCGCCCGTCGCTGGTCGACCACCTACGGCAGCCGCACCTGGCGCCTGCTGGAAGGTGTGCAAACCCTGGCTGATCTGGGTGAGCACCTGGGCGGTGGGCTTTACACCCGTGAAGTCGATTACCTGTGCGCCGAAGAATGGGTAACCCAGCCTCAAGACGTGCTGTGGCGCCGCACCAAGCTGGGCCTGTTCACCACTGCAGCAGAGCAGGACAACCTGCAACGCTACCTGTCCAAGGTCGAACAGACGCGCAGCAAGATCGAAGCGGCCTGA